TAGACTTACCACTTGTAAAGGCGCAAGTCAATCCCACAGCAAAGGCCAAAGTAACTGTAAACAACCCAAGCAGCAAGTAATTGACCGGATGCCTCTGGTGATAGTAATACAACGGGCACAATGCTGACATATATCAAAATCAGTTTACCCACACCTCGACTAGTTAAAATTAAATACTAAGAAAAATACTACGTACTAATAAAAGGTGTGATGATGAGCAGAATATAAAGAGCTAATCCTCCCCCAGTGGATACAAAAAAATGTGCAATTGGATGAACAGTAACGACGACAGATGCAACAGCAATTGTTAGAAGCAATTGAATGGTCAAAATTGAGTAAACTTTTCTAATAAAAGCCCAACGGAGTTGTGGATTTTCCAACATCGCCGGATACAATTGCCTTGCTCCGGCTTCCACGTCATCTTTCCGGTAAGGTGTATTCCACGTCTGCTGCCACATCCCACTAATTAATAttcacaatagtaataataataatagcactTTCACTAAATGATTTGTAATGATTTTGAAATGTTATTTGATTTCTATGACATTAAATTAAGAGGTGCAGAGGAGTCggttatatatatactaaaattgtTGATTCTaatcttaaattttatatttagaaaCTTCGTGACTAGTCTAGGAATTGAGATGACACGTGGAACGCAAATGAAAATTGGAAAGTGggttgttgatttttttatttttatttataaaaaaaaaaaaaaaaaactactaataTTCTTCTGGACTAGTCTGGATGAATTGCTGAAGTTTGAAGGTAAAGGCAGTTGAGTTGTGCTGTTTTTGGCTTTGATTTTCTTCTAAGGTTTAACAACTATAAAATTATAGTATTTTCTAACTTAATATTGAAAATGTACAACTAATTAATGGATTTGTCTAATCGACATTAATAGTATCAGAACATTGCTTGTCTTATTTATTAAGCTAATAATTTCACTTACTTTAACATTTGCTTATAGTAGTTTAGTTTATTAAGGGAGTACGGTTTATTTAATTTGATGGGGTGACCAAATCATTTTGGGTTAATTTCAGTTACCTCGcttcaaattaaattttgtaacaataaTCTTTCTTATAATTTACAATATTTAATTAGCTTTATTTAATTGCTTGAGTTTTTGTTGAACACCTGTGGAGCAAGTTTGCAAGGCATAACTTTTCAAAAGTTATTTATAAAGCAAGAATTTCGTTAACAAGCTAGTGACTTCTGTGAataatttgatttagtttttctTCCATCAAATATGTCCTAAGAATCTAGTAACTTCTCTTCACCATGACCACTTGATTTTCAACTAATTTGAATTTCAGGATTGAAActttgatttataatatattaatgtCAACGTAATATAGGTAGTCTAGTGATTCTTAAAAGAGCATTGTAATTATCATAAGTTTAGTTAAGCTCAAAGAGAATTATAATTTTGTCCTTATTAAAATTAGGACATGCACAGGAATATCTAGTTCTTACCAAATTTAGCACAACGATTAATAAGCTCACAATACGTATGAGATTATGAGAAAACTATAGTCTAATACATTTGGACCATCTAGTATACAACATATGTATATAGGGGTGTACAAATCAAACCGTCAAATCAAATCGAACCGACGAACCAAATTGAACCGAGAAAAAAAcccgacttatgatttggtttgattggtttgacgttagaaaaaaaaaacgatcattcttggtttgatttggtgttgaccaaaaaaaagtcaaaccgaacccgaatcaaaccgacataatatatataatattcaaacttttttatacataaaatattgattataatctactttttcaactagttttagtaattttcaataatttgaaagtagatgtaaatatatatttagatttagacctttaagttgtaatatttgtccattaattgctaattaaatgatccaaaacccaatataaacttaaaacctaaagttttcactcttcatctcactttttagattcaagagagtttttcgctcctcattttttcataattatgatttttcattagcacatgagtgaaaacatatttgatctaatcttcgatcacaatataattgtaaaaactaaatattataaaaaaaaatgaaaaaaacgagaaaaccgactaaaacctaaaccgaaaaaaccaattttatgttggtttgattaggtttataattttaataaaccgatatgattggtttgatttttttttttaaataaaaaccgaaccaacccaacctatgtacacccctagtaTACAATATATAAGTTGTGTACACTTTAATACTAATATACATATGCAAAAAATATACATTTCTGTAcaaataatatacatatacacatcGTACACCTCATATACTACGATTATATAGAGTAAATTTCTTGAAATGTCACTCATATTTGGAAaattgcctacaaatatcacttttgtttTATCTatgacaagaatatcatctaaattttctttttttccttaaaatattaCTTAACATCTCAAAATCTTTCTCTATCCTACTTGTAATGCAATGTCAttaaaatttcttctttttttttttttggcaaagttacattctaattttaaaaaaaaaattacacaggatatattaatgattgaagattaatttaattacatcaaaagtttgagttattttatttgatatgtaatattcaaaaaaaaaaattatttactatttatttcgccacttaataataatttcaaaatacaagtacttatacgaattggtataatttttttttgttgtttattttatatactaaaaattcttaggatgtaaaagaaataaaacgatggatttcatattttagatattaagtttgttatttatatgagaataatagaataaaatctcGTTTtctgaaggaaagaaaaattatgttgccttgaaacaaattaaatttttaagaaatattatcaAATGATACCTTCTTCAGtactattataaataaatttttaaaatattagtcaatcaattattctttgcttttgatggatttagaatgaagtacggatataaattagtgtttaattgtataataaaataaaaataaatataatgataacaAAAAAAGTGAGGAAactaaattgaaaataataattttttttctaaatttttatagCTTATCTTAtggatttacttgatttatttatggacaattacttgtaaaaaatcttcaagaaaaaaatcatcttttcgctatatatttatcaaaaaatatcttGCATAAAAATTTGTAAGTAATCTATGTCTAAATTAAATTATTCAggtaataatatatattaaaattttcttattgaattttatttggcaaaaaaaaaatatcgtaGATTTGCCATCAAtgcttttaaataataaattatattcttttattctctattattctatatttgaaggtaatataatatctttggattatattaatccaaaaattctTTTGTATAACCAAAAAAGTGGacttcattcttttattttcatataaataacaaatttaatgtctaaaatatgaaatccgtcgtttttatttcttttacattttaa
The Capsicum annuum cultivar UCD-10X-F1 chromosome 6, UCD10Xv1.1, whole genome shotgun sequence DNA segment above includes these coding regions:
- the LOC107874566 gene encoding protein LIFEGUARD 2 — encoded protein: MWQQTWNTPYRKDDVEAGARQLYPAMLENPQLRWAFIRKVYSILTIQLLLTIAVASVVVTVHPIAHFFVSTGGGLALYILLIITPFITLCPLYYYHQRHPVNYLLLGLFTVTLAFAVGLTCAFTSGKVILESVILTAAVVISLTLYTFWAAKRGHDFNFLGPFLFAALIVLMLFGFIQLLFPLGRLSVMIYGCLASILFCGYIIYDTDNLIKRYTYDEYIWAAVALYLDVINLFLSILTIFRVSDS